The sequence NNNNNNNNNNNNNNNNNNNNNNNNNNNNNNNNNNNNNNNNNNNNNNNNNNNNNNNNNNNNNNNNNNNNNNNNNNNNNNNNNNNNNNNNNNNNNNNNNNNNNNNNNNNNNNNNNNNNNNNNNNNNNNNNNNNNNNNNNNNNNNNNNNNNNNNNNNNNNNNNNNNNNNNNNNNNNNNNNNNNNNNNNNNNNNNNNNNNNNNNNNNNNNNNNNNNNNNNNNNNNNNNNNNNNNNNtatatatatatatatatatatatatatgtatgtatgtatgtatgtatgtatgtgtgtatgtatgtatttgcgtatatacactcaaacctcgcagtacgagtgcaccattgtacgagtaatttgcaTTACGAGCCCAGGCTCCTGCGTACCtatgtcttgaagtacgagcggaaaTCCGCATTACGAGAGCGTTTCATACAAGCAACCGCTAGCCGGCGCTGAGCTCGCGCACGCTCTTCCAACAGCTGCGCTCTCCGCTCGTTcagttcatttgtttatttcgttGTGACAGCATCCCCGTAGCGTTTTCCCTAGTGTTTTCGTTTAGTTTTGTGCATTTTTTGCtactattttataataattagttgtgttagccATGGGTCCTAAGAAGGTTAGTGCAAAGGATAGtgctgagaagaagaagaaaaagctgatAGCGATAGAACTgaagaaggaaatcattgataaatatGAGAGTGGAGTGCGTGTAGTGGACATAAGTACGTCAATACGACCAAAGCACGTCAACGATCTGCATCATCCTGGAGAAAAGGGACGTGATCAGGGCTGTTACAACAACAAAGGGCGTCTCCAGGCTCTCTAAGTAATGCACATCTATCTACGAAAGGATGGAAAATTGCTTCTCTTGTGAATCAACGAGAAGCAACTCGCAGGGGGATACGTTTACGGAGACAATCATCTGCGAGAGCGTTGTATGGGGATCTCCTAAAGCAGAACCCCGGAACATCGACGGAAGAGACATCAGTAGACGCATTTAAGACCAATAGCGGCTGgtttgataatttcaagaagtGGACCGGCGTTCATAGCATTGTCTGGTATAGAGAAGCAGC is a genomic window of Octopus bimaculoides isolate UCB-OBI-ISO-001 unplaced genomic scaffold, ASM119413v2 Scaffold_140821, whole genome shotgun sequence containing:
- the LOC106880949 gene encoding tigger transposable element-derived protein 1-like, whose translation is MGPKKVSAKDSAEKKKKKLIAIELKKEIIDKYESGVRVVDIRWKIASLVNQREATRRGIRLRRQSSARALYGDLLKQNPGTSTEETSVDAFKTNSGWFDNFKKWTGVHSIVWYREAASSDTKAAEDFMREFCQLIAAEGYIAQQVFNCDEAGHFWKKIPRRTYITAEEKKLPGHKPMKDRLTLANASEDLKHKSLFVYHSENTQAFKSHKILKEKPQ